A region from the Vibrio rumoiensis genome encodes:
- a CDS encoding DMT family transporter → MNQETKATLILICTTIFAGLGWIFSKQAIMGLPPFAFIGTRFIAASILLFPFCYKQLFKLTRTQIINSASVGILMSCALLTWVTAISVTDTLAEGAFISSLAMLFAPLVGWALFKQKPIRMFWISLPFAILGLGFLSLSNGYHHSPSQIWFLISAFMLAFHFNFNAKYAQSVPSLVLACIQLFVVGVIGTIASLILEEWPEHVSETTWMWLALSTIVATSLRYVMQTMGQKLTTSGNAAIIMILEPVWASSLSVVFYGDDMPAGKVIGCTLILWSLFVYRGGAKLLERRQQTLPPKSSK, encoded by the coding sequence ATGAATCAAGAAACCAAAGCGACCCTTATTCTGATCTGTACCACTATCTTTGCAGGTCTCGGTTGGATATTTTCTAAGCAAGCGATTATGGGTCTCCCTCCTTTTGCTTTCATCGGAACTCGCTTTATTGCGGCCTCAATACTGTTATTCCCCTTTTGCTATAAACAACTCTTTAAATTAACGCGCACTCAAATAATAAATTCAGCCAGTGTTGGCATATTAATGTCATGCGCATTATTAACGTGGGTAACGGCAATCTCGGTAACCGATACGCTCGCCGAAGGGGCTTTTATTTCAAGTCTCGCCATGCTGTTTGCACCACTTGTGGGATGGGCTTTATTCAAACAAAAACCAATCCGTATGTTTTGGATTTCATTACCTTTTGCGATTCTGGGACTTGGTTTTTTGTCACTTTCTAATGGATATCATCATTCCCCAAGCCAGATTTGGTTTCTTATATCTGCATTTATGCTCGCTTTTCATTTTAACTTTAATGCGAAATATGCTCAGAGCGTTCCCAGCTTAGTACTGGCCTGTATCCAGCTCTTTGTGGTCGGTGTTATTGGAACGATAGCTTCACTGATATTGGAAGAGTGGCCAGAGCATGTTTCAGAAACCACCTGGATGTGGCTCGCCCTCAGTACCATTGTCGCCACTAGCTTACGTTATGTGATGCAAACCATGGGGCAAAAACTTACCACCTCAGGCAATGCAGCCATTATTATGATTTTGGAGCCCGTATGGGCGAGTTCATTAAGTGTGGTGTTTTATGGCGATGATATGCCAGCAGGAAAAGTAATTGGTTGTACTCTAATCCTATGGTCGCTCTTTGTTTACAGAGGTGGTGCTAAATTATTAGAAAGACGGCAACAGACGCTACCGCCTAAATCGAGTAAATAA
- the thiD gene encoding bifunctional hydroxymethylpyrimidine kinase/phosphomethylpyrimidine kinase: MSQQYHTSPPQIPNVLTIAGSDSGGGAGIQADIKAISATGGFACSAITALTAQNTQGVDAIFPVSAEFVGQQLDAIFSDINIAAVKIGMLNDSSVIEVIAQKLAHYNLMNVVLDPVMVATSGDPLIQLSAINTLKEKLIPLVRLITPNLPEAGLLIGEPEPKSEREIEGFIEKLKAHSELHNVDILLKGGHFKGEESRDWLIQRNQTAVYTHQRIVTKNTHGTGCTLSSAIASYLAQGFELTEAVGHAKQYLSRALTHADELNVGKGAGPVHHFYTLRT; the protein is encoded by the coding sequence ATGTCCCAACAATACCACACATCTCCCCCTCAAATTCCTAATGTTTTAACCATTGCCGGCTCCGATTCTGGCGGTGGCGCAGGCATTCAAGCCGACATTAAAGCGATTTCTGCTACTGGTGGTTTTGCTTGTTCTGCGATTACGGCTCTTACTGCGCAAAATACCCAAGGTGTCGATGCTATTTTCCCTGTTTCTGCTGAATTTGTTGGCCAGCAATTAGATGCCATCTTTTCAGACATAAATATTGCAGCTGTGAAAATAGGGATGCTTAATGATAGTAGTGTGATTGAAGTGATTGCCCAAAAGTTAGCGCACTATAACTTAATGAATGTGGTGTTAGATCCAGTTATGGTTGCCACCAGTGGTGACCCATTAATTCAACTATCCGCCATTAACACGCTGAAAGAAAAGCTTATTCCATTAGTAAGGCTCATAACGCCAAATTTACCCGAAGCGGGCTTATTAATTGGCGAGCCGGAACCAAAGTCAGAACGTGAAATTGAGGGGTTTATTGAAAAGCTAAAAGCCCATTCAGAATTACATAACGTAGATATTTTATTAAAAGGTGGGCACTTTAAAGGTGAGGAAAGCCGAGATTGGCTTATTCAAAGAAACCAAACTGCGGTCTATACACACCAACGTATTGTCACCAAAAATACTCACGGAACAGGGTGCACACTTTCTTCTGCTATCGCGTCTTATTTAGCGCAGGGTTTTGAGCTCACTGAAGCTGTTGGACATGCTAAGCAGTATTTATCAAGAGCACTAACTCATGCCGATGAGCTTAATGTAGGTAAGGGCGCGGGTCCCGTTCATCATTTTTATACTCTTCGCACTTGA
- a CDS encoding DUF2058 domain-containing protein — protein sequence MAKLTLQEQMLKAGLVSNKKLEKAKKSSKKSRVQAREAREAVEANKKAQLERDKALNAEQKKQQLTKELKAQVKQLIEMNRIEIPDGEIGYNFTDGALVKKLYVDKPTQGQLTKGRLAIARYLEGYAIIPASVADKIFQRDEESIVLNNVLTQEEQDEDDPYADFVVPDDLMW from the coding sequence ATGGCAAAACTGACACTACAAGAGCAAATGCTAAAAGCAGGCTTGGTAAGTAATAAGAAATTAGAGAAAGCGAAGAAGTCATCGAAAAAATCTCGCGTTCAAGCTCGTGAAGCAAGAGAGGCGGTAGAAGCGAATAAGAAAGCGCAACTTGAGCGTGATAAAGCGTTAAATGCTGAGCAGAAAAAACAGCAATTAACTAAAGAGCTGAAAGCACAAGTGAAGCAATTGATTGAGATGAACCGCATTGAGATCCCAGACGGTGAGATCGGTTATAACTTTACAGACGGTGCATTAGTGAAGAAGCTTTATGTTGATAAGCCAACTCAAGGCCAATTGACCAAAGGTCGTCTGGCGATTGCGCGCTATTTAGAAGGCTACGCGATCATTCCGGCGAGTGTGGCAGATAAAATCTTCCAACGTGATGAAGAAAGTATTGTACTGAACAATGTTCTGACTCAAGAAGAGCAAGATGAAGACGATCCATACGCAGATTTCGTCGTGCCAGATGATTTGATGTGGTAA
- a CDS encoding glutathione S-transferase family protein, with protein sequence MKIYEFAANPSSRRVGIFLKELGIEVDRVQLNVREGANLNAEYQEKSVNGKVPMLELDDGTCISETIAICRFFAEKHNDTSLFGTTPEEKGLVEMWQRIVEFDGLYAGFQAFRNLSGVYSDRERCVPAWGEESKRRVEEFLPKLDKQLSRNDYVAGTKLSVADITGFLFVGVVCEKALEIKALEAYPHIQAWYDKLSQRAAFQ encoded by the coding sequence ATGAAAATATATGAATTTGCTGCTAATCCAAGCTCACGTCGAGTTGGGATCTTTTTAAAAGAATTAGGTATCGAAGTTGACCGTGTGCAACTCAATGTCCGTGAAGGGGCAAACTTAAACGCAGAATATCAAGAGAAAAGCGTTAATGGTAAAGTGCCAATGCTTGAGCTAGATGATGGCACCTGCATTAGTGAAACCATTGCGATTTGTCGCTTTTTCGCCGAGAAACATAATGATACGTCTTTGTTTGGCACCACACCTGAAGAAAAAGGGTTAGTGGAAATGTGGCAACGAATTGTTGAGTTTGATGGTTTGTACGCTGGTTTTCAGGCATTTCGCAATTTATCGGGCGTTTATAGTGACCGTGAACGTTGCGTGCCAGCATGGGGGGAAGAATCAAAACGCCGCGTTGAAGAGTTCTTACCTAAACTGGATAAGCAATTAAGCCGCAATGATTATGTGGCGGGGACTAAGCTGAGTGTGGCAGATATTACCGGTTTTCTTTTCGTCGGTGTTGTTTGTGAGAAAGCATTAGAAATTAAAGCATTAGAGGCTTACCCTCATATTCAAGCTTGGTATGACAAACTATCGCAACGAGCCGCTTTTCAATAG
- a CDS encoding FMN-binding glutamate synthase family protein has translation MAESVSFIVDLVAGLFMVLLALSVVALVYMYIVDKKQHVHAIRHNYPVIGRLRYFFEKQGEFFRQYFFAMDREEMPFNRAERSWVYRAAKNVDNTIAFGSTRNLDPAGTILFMNCPFPTLDQDATEPGEVTIGPYAQKPYTTKSIFNISGMSYGAISKPAVRALSQGAKKAGCWMNTGEGGLTSYHLESGADLVVQIGTAKYGVRNELGHLSAEKLKQAASHEQVRMFEIKMSQGAKPGKGGILPGKKVTAEIAHIRGIPEGQDSISPNGHIDIRNVSDLLDMVEFVRKTTGKPVGFKAVIGAYEWIDQLLEAIKHRGEESAPDFITIDSADGGTGAAPQPLMDYVGLTLKESLPYVVSRLQHHGLRDRIKVIASGKLITPSKVAWAIALGADFVTSARGYMFALGCIQSLQCNKDTCPTGIATQDVKRQQGLDVTNKTERVANYNHFINYSLGIMAHSCGVSNIREITHKHVRVVTENGLSISLDKMYEHYQ, from the coding sequence ATGGCTGAGAGTGTTTCTTTTATCGTCGATCTGGTTGCCGGTCTTTTTATGGTCTTACTGGCGTTATCTGTGGTTGCGCTGGTTTATATGTATATCGTAGATAAAAAACAGCATGTGCATGCGATTCGCCATAATTATCCCGTTATTGGTCGTTTACGTTATTTCTTTGAAAAACAAGGTGAGTTTTTTCGTCAGTATTTCTTTGCGATGGATCGTGAAGAAATGCCATTTAACCGAGCTGAGCGTTCTTGGGTTTATCGTGCGGCTAAAAATGTCGATAACACCATAGCCTTTGGTTCAACACGAAATCTTGATCCTGCGGGCACCATTTTATTCATGAATTGCCCATTTCCCACCTTAGATCAAGATGCTACCGAACCTGGTGAAGTAACGATTGGCCCTTATGCCCAAAAGCCGTACACCACAAAATCCATATTCAATATCTCAGGCATGAGCTATGGCGCGATCTCTAAGCCTGCAGTACGTGCGTTATCTCAAGGAGCGAAGAAAGCAGGTTGTTGGATGAATACAGGAGAAGGAGGGCTCACTTCTTATCATTTAGAAAGTGGAGCTGATTTAGTGGTGCAAATTGGCACAGCTAAATATGGCGTCCGTAACGAACTTGGCCATTTAAGTGCTGAAAAACTGAAACAAGCGGCATCTCATGAACAAGTTCGCATGTTTGAAATTAAAATGAGTCAAGGTGCGAAGCCGGGTAAAGGTGGTATTTTGCCCGGTAAAAAAGTGACAGCAGAAATTGCTCACATTCGTGGTATACCAGAAGGGCAAGATTCGATTAGCCCAAATGGCCATATTGATATTCGTAATGTGTCTGATTTATTAGATATGGTTGAGTTTGTTCGAAAGACGACGGGTAAGCCTGTCGGTTTTAAAGCGGTGATCGGTGCTTATGAGTGGATTGACCAATTGTTAGAAGCGATTAAGCATCGCGGTGAAGAAAGCGCCCCAGATTTTATTACCATTGATAGCGCAGATGGCGGAACTGGAGCCGCGCCGCAACCTTTGATGGATTACGTCGGTTTAACTTTAAAAGAAAGCTTACCTTATGTGGTTTCGCGCCTTCAGCATCATGGGTTGCGCGATCGAATTAAAGTGATTGCATCGGGTAAACTTATCACACCGTCCAAAGTAGCATGGGCGATTGCGCTGGGGGCCGATTTTGTGACCAGTGCTCGTGGTTATATGTTTGCACTGGGTTGCATTCAATCATTACAGTGTAACAAAGATACCTGCCCAACCGGCATCGCAACACAAGATGTGAAGCGTCAACAAGGTTTAGATGTTACGAATAAAACTGAACGTGTGGCGAATTACAATCATTTCATCAACTACAGTTTAGGCATTATGGCGCATTCTTGTGGAGTGTCTAATATCCGCGAGATTACCCATAAGCATGTTCGGGTAGTGACAGAGAATGGTTTATCTATTTCGTTAGATAAAATGTATGAACATTACCAATAG
- a CDS encoding sterol desaturase family protein, with protein MLEHQTLLRASVFFMVFVVMAGWEQLAPKKHLSQPKWYRWINNLSLVFFNSFLLPFTLPFLAVAMAYLVESQQLGLFYWLNTPTWFNLILSLILLDMIIYWQHRLFHRIPLLWRLHRVHHADQDIDVTTGSRFHFIEIWLSMLIKLVTIAVLGISPLAVFVFEVILNASAMFNHSNISLSHRIDQRLRKWIVTPDMHRVHHSIHRNETDSNYGFCLSIWDRWFGSYIDQPKEGHQKMVIGISLFRTPQEQSLWRMLLQPFRKQ; from the coding sequence CTGCTAGAACATCAAACCCTACTTCGAGCCAGTGTCTTTTTCATGGTCTTTGTTGTCATGGCCGGTTGGGAGCAGTTGGCCCCGAAAAAGCATCTCAGCCAGCCTAAATGGTATCGCTGGATAAACAATTTAAGTTTGGTGTTTTTTAATAGCTTTCTATTACCTTTCACTTTGCCATTTCTAGCGGTGGCAATGGCTTATCTTGTCGAAAGTCAGCAGCTCGGCCTTTTCTATTGGTTGAATACACCGACATGGTTCAACCTCATCCTCAGTCTTATCTTATTGGATATGATTATTTACTGGCAGCATCGACTATTCCATCGAATTCCCCTGCTTTGGCGTTTACATCGCGTTCATCACGCCGATCAAGATATCGATGTCACCACCGGTTCTCGTTTTCATTTCATTGAGATTTGGCTTTCAATGCTGATTAAACTCGTGACGATTGCTGTATTAGGGATTTCTCCTCTAGCTGTTTTTGTATTCGAAGTCATCCTCAACGCCAGTGCAATGTTTAACCATAGCAATATTTCACTGTCTCATCGTATTGATCAGCGTTTAAGGAAATGGATCGTCACGCCAGATATGCACCGAGTGCATCATTCGATTCACCGAAATGAAACTGACAGCAATTACGGGTTCTGTTTATCCATTTGGGATCGTTGGTTTGGTAGTTATATTGACCAACCGAAAGAAGGACATCAAAAGATGGTGATTGGGATTTCTTTGTTTCGAACGCCTCAAGAGCAATCGCTATGGCGGATGTTATTGCAGCCATTTAGAAAACAATAA
- a CDS encoding DUF502 domain-containing protein, whose translation MKKLIIRKIKIGMLFVIPLVIACWVVNAVVTFMDKTASYFLPDSLHQTLSNIWGFGLITAIILMFIIGIIFDGSLQQRFYSWLSDKTINRIPGFGIIHSSTKQIMEALTSDESPFKKPAFARSWSGPNSKEIVFDLGPTWMIPNQSGEMFLGPDGEFYPVPEEGYRVVFVPQAINLSNGYVRFEKEEDLLYVPHLAVEQLTATLISCGLTLPKKPDDALGKVLKNEQEMQQALEEWKNNQASEPTRHKKH comes from the coding sequence ATGAAAAAACTCATTATTCGAAAAATAAAAATAGGCATGCTGTTTGTGATCCCTTTGGTGATCGCCTGCTGGGTTGTCAACGCCGTCGTGACTTTCATGGATAAAACTGCCAGCTACTTTTTACCTGATAGCCTACACCAAACATTAAGCAATATATGGGGCTTTGGTTTAATTACCGCGATTATCTTAATGTTCATTATTGGCATTATCTTTGACGGGAGTTTACAGCAACGCTTTTACAGTTGGTTATCCGATAAAACCATTAACCGTATTCCGGGTTTTGGTATTATTCATAGCTCGACCAAGCAAATCATGGAAGCTTTGACCTCCGATGAATCGCCATTCAAAAAACCAGCTTTCGCCCGTTCATGGTCTGGCCCCAATTCAAAAGAAATCGTGTTTGATTTAGGCCCAACCTGGATGATCCCAAACCAAAGTGGCGAAATGTTTTTAGGGCCTGATGGTGAGTTTTATCCGGTTCCTGAAGAAGGCTATCGAGTCGTTTTTGTACCGCAAGCCATTAACTTATCCAATGGCTATGTCCGTTTCGAAAAAGAAGAAGATTTATTATACGTGCCCCATCTTGCGGTCGAACAATTAACCGCCACGCTGATTTCATGTGGCTTAACCTTGCCTAAAAAGCCAGATGATGCGTTAGGGAAAGTGTTAAAGAATGAGCAAGAAATGCAGCAAGCCTTAGAAGAATGGAAGAATAACCAAGCCTCAGAGCCCACTCGTCATAAAAAGCATTAA
- a CDS encoding cytochrome b/b6 domain-containing protein, with the protein MDITSPFFHYLKQHQSTAIRHLHLTVMMLVLLEVLLSNIMHVNKQGEIGQSTLEYLGTWAHIVVGISLVFFGSLFIVVAFKQRGFKYYFPYLCNQWQPLKSDIKLLTQLTLPESKPYGISSCIQGLGLGALCLVYITGISWFISWNLNLTLAPNLLHWHKTLTGLVEAYLVGHGVMAIVHIYNPLKLKREVIN; encoded by the coding sequence ATGGACATCACCTCTCCTTTTTTTCATTACTTAAAACAGCATCAATCAACTGCCATTCGCCACCTACATCTAACCGTGATGATGCTAGTACTCCTGGAAGTGTTACTCAGCAATATTATGCACGTGAATAAACAAGGAGAAATCGGTCAAAGCACGTTAGAGTATTTGGGAACATGGGCACATATCGTAGTCGGTATCAGTCTCGTGTTCTTTGGAAGCCTTTTTATTGTCGTCGCCTTTAAACAACGTGGATTTAAATATTACTTTCCATATCTTTGTAACCAGTGGCAACCGTTAAAATCTGACATTAAATTGCTCACTCAATTGACCTTGCCAGAATCAAAACCCTACGGTATTTCTTCTTGTATTCAAGGGTTGGGACTCGGTGCTTTATGTCTTGTTTATATAACCGGTATCAGTTGGTTTATCAGTTGGAACTTAAACCTCACTCTTGCGCCTAACCTATTACACTGGCATAAAACCTTAACAGGATTGGTTGAGGCTTACTTAGTTGGCCATGGTGTGATGGCAATCGTTCATATTTACAACCCGCTCAAACTAAAACGAGAAGTAATCAACTAA
- a CDS encoding nucleotidyltransferase family protein produces MNNVNKIVELVKQDTLRLKALDCVALLDLPEGYIAAGFVRNLVWDALHHKSEPTPLNDIDVIYFDSTNVGNHVDLEYETRLKGMMPNVNWQVRNQAMMHHRNHDNPYVSVVDAMGYWPEKETAVAIRKKADGELECISAFGFDSLFALEVTHNPKRNKEVFEYRVHSKAWLKTWPNLKVLT; encoded by the coding sequence ATGAATAACGTGAATAAAATCGTTGAACTGGTCAAGCAAGATACGTTGCGATTAAAAGCGTTGGATTGCGTCGCTTTATTAGATTTACCCGAAGGGTATATTGCGGCGGGTTTTGTACGAAACCTAGTTTGGGACGCTTTACACCATAAAAGTGAACCAACGCCGTTAAATGACATTGATGTGATCTATTTTGATTCGACAAATGTGGGCAATCATGTTGATCTTGAATATGAAACCAGGCTAAAAGGGATGATGCCGAATGTGAATTGGCAAGTAAGAAATCAAGCGATGATGCATCACCGCAATCATGATAACCCATACGTCAGCGTGGTCGATGCAATGGGTTATTGGCCGGAAAAAGAAACGGCGGTCGCGATACGTAAGAAAGCTGATGGTGAACTAGAATGTATTTCAGCCTTTGGGTTTGATTCGTTATTTGCACTTGAAGTGACGCACAACCCCAAACGAAATAAAGAGGTCTTTGAATATCGAGTTCATTCTAAAGCTTGGTTAAAAACTTGGCCTAATTTGAAAGTTTTAACTTAA
- a CDS encoding dicarboxylate/amino acid:cation symporter — MTNDNKNKRSLTSKILFGMFAGILCGFLIRNFFSGNEFIDGYIVNGLFDVGGKIFIASLKMLVIPLVFVSLVCGTSSLKDITTLGRLGGKTLAFYITTTAVAITLALVMGIFFQPGAGADLTSATSFSTAEAPSLGQVIVGMFPSNPMAAMSQGNTLQVIVFAVLFGIAISLAGEAGQRVANFFNDVNEVIMKLVTILMEVAPYGIFFLMAKLFTGLGLDAIGNLAAYFLVLVSALLIHAFITYSVLLKVLSGLNPIAFWKKMKDAIMFAFSTASSNATIPVTMETATHRLGVSNKIASFTVPLGATINMDGTAIMQGVATAFIAQAFNVDLSLGDYATVILTATLASVGTAGVPGVGLIMLAMVLNQVGLPLEGIALIMGVDRLLDMIRTAVNITGDSVVTCIVAKSENELNIDTFNDPKAGEIELGLRSKS, encoded by the coding sequence ATGACGAACGACAACAAAAACAAACGCTCACTTACGAGCAAAATTTTATTCGGCATGTTTGCCGGTATTCTATGTGGATTTTTAATTCGCAATTTCTTCTCTGGTAATGAATTCATCGACGGTTATATCGTTAATGGTTTATTCGATGTTGGTGGCAAAATTTTCATTGCTAGCTTAAAAATGCTAGTTATCCCTCTTGTCTTTGTTTCGCTAGTTTGCGGAACAAGTTCATTAAAAGACATTACAACGTTAGGACGCTTGGGTGGTAAAACACTTGCTTTCTACATCACAACAACCGCAGTTGCGATTACTCTAGCATTAGTGATGGGGATTTTCTTCCAACCAGGTGCCGGTGCCGATTTAACATCAGCGACCTCATTTAGTACAGCTGAAGCCCCGTCACTAGGTCAAGTTATCGTTGGCATGTTCCCAAGTAACCCAATGGCAGCAATGTCACAAGGTAATACCTTACAAGTTATCGTATTTGCCGTGTTATTTGGTATTGCGATTAGCCTTGCGGGTGAAGCTGGACAACGTGTTGCAAACTTCTTCAATGATGTGAATGAAGTGATCATGAAGCTTGTCACCATTTTAATGGAAGTGGCGCCTTACGGTATTTTCTTCTTAATGGCAAAACTATTTACTGGTCTCGGCTTAGATGCTATCGGTAACTTAGCAGCATATTTCCTTGTTTTGGTTTCCGCCCTGCTCATCCACGCATTTATCACTTACAGTGTTCTACTAAAAGTACTTTCGGGCTTAAACCCAATTGCTTTTTGGAAGAAGATGAAAGATGCAATTATGTTTGCATTTTCGACAGCATCTTCGAATGCAACCATTCCTGTTACGATGGAAACCGCGACTCATCGTTTAGGTGTGAGCAATAAGATCGCTTCTTTTACTGTTCCACTTGGTGCAACCATCAACATGGACGGTACCGCGATCATGCAAGGTGTTGCGACGGCATTTATTGCTCAAGCTTTCAATGTTGATTTGAGCCTTGGTGATTATGCGACAGTCATTCTTACAGCAACACTTGCTTCAGTAGGTACAGCTGGCGTTCCTGGTGTAGGCCTTATCATGCTGGCAATGGTACTTAACCAAGTTGGTCTACCCCTAGAAGGTATTGCACTGATAATGGGTGTTGACCGCTTACTGGATATGATCCGTACTGCGGTGAACATCACTGGTGATAGCGTTGTAACTTGTATTGTTGCTAAATCTGAAAATGAATTAAACATTGATACCTTTAATGACCCTAAAGCTGGTGAAATTGAGCTAGGTTTACGTTCTAAATCTTAA
- a CDS encoding zinc transporter ZntB, protein MSHSFLIEQWDFSTQPAQLVEPQEPLEMLKENHWYHCQREAGALREWLLDNDFESGVVDSLLADDTRPRFEIFEDQSFLLIMRGVNLNEGAKPDDMLSVRILWHKGTLISTRKISSKAITGIRQALREQKGPKSTARLLLSIIEGLNQNIAGFLNEVEEQLFEIEEGDGKNSDLHIIHKRLLKLRRFMKPQRYAHDDFLEIDHPEMEDVELKMRNALDTVIRINESIDFYIEQIQLIKADIEQEQAEKMNRNTYLFTVIAAIFLPVSFLTGLLGINVGGIPGVDNPLAFFIFCAGLGVTFVLEFILLRWLKFF, encoded by the coding sequence ATGTCACACAGCTTTTTGATTGAACAGTGGGATTTTTCAACCCAACCAGCCCAATTGGTTGAGCCACAAGAACCGTTAGAAATGTTAAAAGAAAATCATTGGTATCACTGTCAGCGTGAGGCGGGCGCGTTACGTGAATGGCTACTAGACAATGATTTTGAAAGCGGTGTAGTGGATAGTTTGCTTGCCGATGATACTCGCCCTCGTTTTGAGATCTTTGAAGATCAATCTTTTCTATTAATCATGCGTGGCGTTAACTTAAATGAGGGCGCAAAGCCTGATGACATGCTCAGTGTTCGAATTCTTTGGCATAAAGGGACGCTGATCTCCACGCGTAAAATTTCCTCAAAAGCGATTACTGGCATTCGCCAAGCATTACGTGAACAGAAAGGCCCGAAAAGCACCGCTCGTTTATTACTGTCCATTATTGAAGGTTTAAACCAAAACATTGCCGGTTTTTTGAATGAGGTTGAAGAGCAACTATTTGAAATTGAAGAAGGCGATGGTAAAAACAGCGATCTGCATATCATTCATAAGCGTTTACTAAAACTTCGCCGTTTTATGAAGCCGCAACGTTATGCGCACGATGATTTCTTAGAGATTGACCATCCAGAAATGGAAGATGTGGAACTCAAAATGCGCAATGCCTTGGATACCGTGATTCGGATTAATGAATCGATTGATTTTTATATTGAACAGATTCAATTGATCAAAGCGGATATAGAGCAAGAACAAGCCGAGAAAATGAACCGGAACACCTATTTGTTTACCGTAATTGCCGCCATTTTCTTACCCGTGAGCTTTCTAACTGGCCTGCTGGGTATTAATGTTGGCGGTATTCCTGGGGTAGATAACCCATTAGCGTTCTTTATCTTTTGTGCTGGGCTTGGTGTCACATTCGTGTTGGAGTTCATTCTATTACGCTGGCTTAAGTTCTTTTGA